One window from the genome of Nicotiana tomentosiformis chromosome 5, ASM39032v3, whole genome shotgun sequence encodes:
- the LOC104101371 gene encoding probable protein S-acyltransferase 12 yields MNPFRLCSGLKVLGYFMILIVFAIVALSYYAVVLLTLAPHLLHTRSFTSFLSFLTFHILLVLLMWSYIKVVIQDPGSVPENWKLVSEQNIEEGNSVALTDYASIENPTPTVSTDQIERRQSQFRGYCSQCQNGKPPRCHHCSVCQRCVLKMDHHCIWVVNCVGSRNYKFFLLFVMYTFLTTTLDTLVLLPSFIKFFRQAKNHSFSPDNIAVVFLAFVLNLAFSLSLLCFVIMHASLLSSNTTSVEVYEKKKTVHWKYDLGWKRNFEQVFGANKALWFLPLFSKKDLENIPALYGVEFPTRSDTEE; encoded by the exons ATGAACCCTTTCAGGCTATGTTCGGGACTCAAAGTCCTGGGCTATTTCATGATCCTCATCGTTTTCGCTATTGTCGCTCTCTCCTATTATGCTGTTGTCCTTCTTACCTTGGCTCCCCACCTCCTTCACACTCGCAGCTTCACCTCCTTCTTGTCTTTCCTCACCTTTCATATTCTT CTTGTATTGCTAATGTGGAGCTATATTAAGGTAGTAATTCAGGACCCTGGTTCGGTCCCTGAAAACTGGAAACTAGTATCTGAGCAGAACATAGAGGAGGGTAACTCTGTTGCTTTAACTGATTATGCATCAATCGAGAACCCTACTCCAACAGTATCAACTGACCAGATAGAAAGAAGACAGTCACAGTTCAGAGGCTATTGCAGTCAATGCCAAAATGGCAAGCCACCTCGTTGTCATCATTGTTCTGTTT GTCAAAGATGTGTTCTTAAGATGGATCATCACTGCATATGGGTTGTCAACTGTGTGGGGTCCCGCAACTACAAGTTTTTCCTCCTTTTTGTG ATGTACACATTTTTGACAACAACATTGGACACTCTGGTGCTGCTACCCAGTTTTATAAAATTCTTTCGACAAGCCAAGAATCATTCATTCTCGCCGGACAACATTGCAGTCGTTTTTCTAGCCTTTG TTCTGAATCTAGCCTTTTCACTCAGTCTTCTTTGTTTTGTAATTATGCATGCATCTCTGCTCTCAAGCAACACCACTTCAGTGGAG GTTTATGAGAAGAAAAAAACTGTGCACTGGAAGTATGACCTTGGCTGGAAAAGGAATTTTGAACAG GTTTTTGGCGCTAATAAGGCATTATGGTTTTTGCCATTGTTCTCGAAGAAAGATTTGGAGAACATACCGGCACTCTATGGAGTGGAATTCCCGACACGTTCAGACACTGAAGAATGA
- the LOC104095361 gene encoding probable polygalacturonase isoform X1: MHSFHRIPLPSQMEKTSWLLVVILVVVLLGGAEGRKSRILDESSSYELEYKAISCRAHSASIKDFGGVGDGKTLNTKAFQEAVNQLSQYASDGGSQLIVPAGQWLTGSFNLTSHFTLFLQKDAVLLASQEINEWAVIDPLPSYGHGRDAAGGRYISLLFGTNLTDVIITGENGTIDGQGALWWQKFHSKKLKYTRPYLIELMHSDNIQISNLTLVNSPSWNIHPVYSSNIIIQGITILAPVKSPNTDGINPDSCTNIRLEDNYIVSGDDCVAVKSGWDEYGIKYGMPTSQLIIRRLTCISPYSAAIALGSEMSGGIQDVRAEDITAINTESGVRIKTAVGRGGFVKDVYVKGMTLHTMKWVFWMTGNYGSHADTHWDPNALPEIKRINYRDVVAENVSMAARLEGISGDPFTGICMSNVTISMAKKAKKYPWTCTDIEGITSGVQPTPCQLLPDQGPEKSEMCNFPTESLPIDNIEMQRCSYILNY, from the exons ATGCATTCATTTCATAGAATCCCATTGCCATCTCAG ATGGAAAAGACAAGTTGGTTGCTAGTAGTGATATTAGTGGTGGTGCTTTTAGGAGGAGCAGAGGGAAGAAAATCAAGAATTCTTGATGAGTCTTCTTCTTATGAGTTAGAGTACAAAGCAATAAGTTGTAGAGCACACAGTGCATCTATAAAAGATTTTGGAGGAGTTGGAGATGGAAAAACACTCAACACAAAAGCATTTCAAGAAGCAGTGAATCAGTTGAGCCAATATGCATCAGATGGTGGATCACAACTTATAGTACCTGCTGGTCAATGGCTCACTGGTAGCTTCAATCTTACTAGTCATTTCACTCTCTTCCTTCAAAAAGATGCTGTTCTTCTTGCTTCTCAG GAAATAAATGAATGGGCAGTTATAGACCCATTACCATCATATGGTCACGGGAGAGATGCAGCAGGTGGAAGGTACATCAGTCTCTTATTTGGCACTAACCTTACTGATGTTATCATCACAG GTGAGAATGGGACAATAGATGGGCAGGGTGCCCTTTGGTGGCAGAAATTCCACAGCAAAAAACTAAAATACACAAGACCTTACCTGATTGAACTTATGCATTCTGATAATATTCAAATATCAAATCTAACCCTTGTCAACTCTCCATCTTGGAATATCCATCCTGTTTATAGCAG CAATATCATTATCCAAGGCATCACTATTTTAGCTCCTGTAAAATCTCCAAACACTGATGGGATCAATCCAG ATTCTTGCACAAACATAAGACTTGAAGATAATTACATTGTGTCTGGAGATGATTGTGTTGCAGTTAAAAGTGGTTGGGATGAATATGGTATAAAATATGGAATGCCAACAAGTCAATTGATTATCAGGCGCCTCACTTGTATTTCGCCTTATAGTGCTGCAATAGCACTAGGAAGTGAAATGTCAGGTGGGATTCAAGATGTAAGAGCGGAGGACATCACGGCCATCAACACGGAATCAGGGGTGAGGATCAAGACTGCTGTTGGCCGAGGCGGTTTTGTCAAAGATGTATATGTCAAAGGGATGACACTTCACACAATGAAATGGGTATTTTGGATGACTGGAAACTATGGATCACATGCTGACACTCATTGGGATCCTAATGCATTGCCTGAGATAAAAAGGATTAATTACCGCGATGTGGTGGCTGAGAACGTGTCGATGGCTGCTCGGCTAGAGGGAATTTCCGGGGATCCGTTCACTGGAATCTGCATGTCCAATGTGACAATAAGTATGGCAAAGAAGGCCAAGAAGTATCCTTGGACTTGCACTGATATTGAAGGAATTACCAGTGGTGTGCAGCCTACACCTTGTCAGTTGTTGCCTGATCAAGGCCCAGAGAAGAGTGAAATGTGTAATTTTCCTACAGAGAGTTTACCTATTGATAACATAGAGATGCAAAGATGTTCCTATATATTGAATTACTAA
- the LOC104095361 gene encoding probable polygalacturonase isoform X2 has translation MEKTSWLLVVILVVVLLGGAEGRKSRILDESSSYELEYKAISCRAHSASIKDFGGVGDGKTLNTKAFQEAVNQLSQYASDGGSQLIVPAGQWLTGSFNLTSHFTLFLQKDAVLLASQEINEWAVIDPLPSYGHGRDAAGGRYISLLFGTNLTDVIITGENGTIDGQGALWWQKFHSKKLKYTRPYLIELMHSDNIQISNLTLVNSPSWNIHPVYSSNIIIQGITILAPVKSPNTDGINPDSCTNIRLEDNYIVSGDDCVAVKSGWDEYGIKYGMPTSQLIIRRLTCISPYSAAIALGSEMSGGIQDVRAEDITAINTESGVRIKTAVGRGGFVKDVYVKGMTLHTMKWVFWMTGNYGSHADTHWDPNALPEIKRINYRDVVAENVSMAARLEGISGDPFTGICMSNVTISMAKKAKKYPWTCTDIEGITSGVQPTPCQLLPDQGPEKSEMCNFPTESLPIDNIEMQRCSYILNY, from the exons ATGGAAAAGACAAGTTGGTTGCTAGTAGTGATATTAGTGGTGGTGCTTTTAGGAGGAGCAGAGGGAAGAAAATCAAGAATTCTTGATGAGTCTTCTTCTTATGAGTTAGAGTACAAAGCAATAAGTTGTAGAGCACACAGTGCATCTATAAAAGATTTTGGAGGAGTTGGAGATGGAAAAACACTCAACACAAAAGCATTTCAAGAAGCAGTGAATCAGTTGAGCCAATATGCATCAGATGGTGGATCACAACTTATAGTACCTGCTGGTCAATGGCTCACTGGTAGCTTCAATCTTACTAGTCATTTCACTCTCTTCCTTCAAAAAGATGCTGTTCTTCTTGCTTCTCAG GAAATAAATGAATGGGCAGTTATAGACCCATTACCATCATATGGTCACGGGAGAGATGCAGCAGGTGGAAGGTACATCAGTCTCTTATTTGGCACTAACCTTACTGATGTTATCATCACAG GTGAGAATGGGACAATAGATGGGCAGGGTGCCCTTTGGTGGCAGAAATTCCACAGCAAAAAACTAAAATACACAAGACCTTACCTGATTGAACTTATGCATTCTGATAATATTCAAATATCAAATCTAACCCTTGTCAACTCTCCATCTTGGAATATCCATCCTGTTTATAGCAG CAATATCATTATCCAAGGCATCACTATTTTAGCTCCTGTAAAATCTCCAAACACTGATGGGATCAATCCAG ATTCTTGCACAAACATAAGACTTGAAGATAATTACATTGTGTCTGGAGATGATTGTGTTGCAGTTAAAAGTGGTTGGGATGAATATGGTATAAAATATGGAATGCCAACAAGTCAATTGATTATCAGGCGCCTCACTTGTATTTCGCCTTATAGTGCTGCAATAGCACTAGGAAGTGAAATGTCAGGTGGGATTCAAGATGTAAGAGCGGAGGACATCACGGCCATCAACACGGAATCAGGGGTGAGGATCAAGACTGCTGTTGGCCGAGGCGGTTTTGTCAAAGATGTATATGTCAAAGGGATGACACTTCACACAATGAAATGGGTATTTTGGATGACTGGAAACTATGGATCACATGCTGACACTCATTGGGATCCTAATGCATTGCCTGAGATAAAAAGGATTAATTACCGCGATGTGGTGGCTGAGAACGTGTCGATGGCTGCTCGGCTAGAGGGAATTTCCGGGGATCCGTTCACTGGAATCTGCATGTCCAATGTGACAATAAGTATGGCAAAGAAGGCCAAGAAGTATCCTTGGACTTGCACTGATATTGAAGGAATTACCAGTGGTGTGCAGCCTACACCTTGTCAGTTGTTGCCTGATCAAGGCCCAGAGAAGAGTGAAATGTGTAATTTTCCTACAGAGAGTTTACCTATTGATAACATAGAGATGCAAAGATGTTCCTATATATTGAATTACTAA